In one window of Megalopta genalis isolate 19385.01 chromosome 4, iyMegGena1_principal, whole genome shotgun sequence DNA:
- the LOC117222610 gene encoding uncharacterized protein LOC117222610 has translation MHPAPSTPPSAMYRMPTPTAGSINESPECPYCRRNYSCYYSLKRHFQDKHKKSDTLHVCEFCNRSYSTKNSLTTHKSIQHRGYSGRLKKLLKAQMQQQPQ, from the coding sequence ATGCATCCAGCACCGTCGACGCCTCCCTCTGCCATGTACCGGATGCCGACGCCGACGGCGGGCAGCATAAACGAGTCACCGGAGTGCCCGTACTGCCGTCGCAACTACTCATGCTACTACTCCCTGAAGCGTCATTTCCAGGACAAGCACAAGAAGTCGGACACCCTGCACGTGTGCGAGTTCTGCAACCGGAGCTACAGCACCAAGAACTCGCTCACGACGCACAAGAGCATACAGCACCGCGGCTACTCGGGCAGGCTGAAGAAGCTGCTCAAGGCCCAGATGCAGCAGCAGCCGCAATGA